In Centropristis striata isolate RG_2023a ecotype Rhode Island chromosome 1, C.striata_1.0, whole genome shotgun sequence, one DNA window encodes the following:
- the rcor3 gene encoding LOW QUALITY PROTEIN: REST corepressor 3 (The sequence of the model RefSeq protein was modified relative to this genomic sequence to represent the inferred CDS: deleted 1 base in 1 codon): MPGMMDKGSEYLGKGRSNGTKSPSAASNGHFSDESGSDDEHDVGMRVGADYQANIPEFEPGSTKYSDKDSGGMLVWSPYHSIVDSKLDEYIALAKEKHGYNVEQALGMLFWHKHNIEKSLADLPNFTPFPDEWTVEDKVLFEQAFSFHGKSFHRIQQMLPDKSISSLVKYYYSWKKTRSRTSLMDRQARKLANRSNQDDSDEEMEEANPIEANDSDYDPNKETKKENPVEPVAPGSKVALGRREHQTLQHRHHQRSRCRPPKGMYLTQEDVVAVSCSASAANTLLRQLDMELVSLKRQVQNAKQMNSGLKAALEAGLDPFRLPESNQKVNARWTTDEQLLAVQGVRKYGKDFQAIADVIGNKTVGQVKNFFVNYRRRFNLDEVLQEWEAEQGTPAPNGDSATSGEEGKTSSTTPSGKSTDEEDEEGQVTSSGASPAASSSSSAQVPVTSSSAASSLHQPPPLLRPSLPATPSLHRQPPPLQQQARFLQPRPTLQQPPPLIRPSNPLPPRLNPRPPAPMTIGSSNPGGSGPSSAQQPPGLAAHQSEASSSSLH, encoded by the exons ATGCCGGGGATGATGGATAAAGGCTCGGAGTATTTGGGGAAAGGTCGATCTAACGGCACCAAGAGTCCGTCCGCCGCGTCCAACGGACATTTCTCTGACGAGAGCGGCAGCGACGACGAACACG ATGTGGGCATGCGGGTCGGAGCGGACTACCAGGCAAACATCCCCGAGTTCGAGCCCG GTTCCACCAAGTACTCAGATAAGGACAGCGGAGGGATGCTGGTCTGGTCCCCGTATCACAGCATTGTCGACTCCAAAC TTGACGAATACATCGCGTTGGCCAAAGAGAAACACGGATACAACGTGGAGCAG gcactCGGCATGCTCTTCTGGCACAAACACAACATCGAGAAGTCTCTGGCTGACCTGCCCAACTTCACCCCGTTCCCCGATGAGTGGACAGTGGAGGACAAGGTGCTGTTTGAGCAGGCCTTCAGCTTCCACGGCAAGAGCTTCCACCGCATCCAGCAGATG TTACCGGACAAATCCATCTCCAGCCTGGTGAAGTACTACTACTCCTGGAAGAAGACTCGCTCCAGAACCAGTCTGATGGACCGACAGGCTCGCAAGCTGGCCAACAGGAGCAATCAGGACGACAG CGATGAGGAGATGGAAGAGGCCAATCCGATCGAAGCGAACGACAGTGACTACGACCCGAACAAGGAAACCAAGAAAGAG AACCCGGTGGAGCCGGTGGCGCCGGGCTCTAAGGTGGCTCTGGGCCGGCGGGAGCACCAGACCCTGCAGCACCGACACCACCAGCGCTCACGATGCCGCCCCCCCAAAGGCATGTACCTGACCCAGGAGGACGTGGTGGCCGTGTCCTGCAGCGCCTCCGCCGCCAACACCCTCCTCCGCCAGCTGGACATGGAGCTGGTGTCCCTCaagagacag gtgCAGAACGCCAAACAGATGAACAGCGGGCTGAAGGCGGCGCTGGAGGCGGGGCTCGACCCGTTCAGGCTGCCGGag agtAACCAGAAGGTGAACGCCCGTTGGACGACTGATGAGCAGCTGCTCGCTGTTCAAG GTGTGAGGAAATACGGGAAAGACTTCCAGGCCATCGCCGACGTCATCGGGAACAAGACGGTGGGCCAGGTGAAGAACTTCTTCGTGAACTACCGGCGGCGCTTCAACCTGGACGAGGTGCTGCAGGAGTGGGAGGCGGAGCAGGGGACGCCGGCCCCCAACGGGGACAGTGCCACCTCTGGAGAGGAGGGGAAGACCAGCTCCACCACGCCGTCCGGCAAGAGCACggacgaggaggacgaggag GGTCAGGTGACCTCCTCAGGTGCGTCTCCAGCcgcctcctcgtcctcctcggcTCAGGTCCCGGTGACGTCCAGCAGCGCTGCCTCCTCGCTGCACCAGCCGCCCCCCCTGCTGCGGCCCTCCCTCCCGGCCACGCCCTCGCTGCACCGCCAGCCGCCACCGCTGCAACAACAGGCCCGCTTCCTGCAGCCCCGTCCCACCCTGCAGCAGCCCCCGCCGCTCATCCGCCCCTCCAACCCCCTGCCCCCCCGCCTCAACCCCCGC CCCCCCGCCCCCATGACCATCGGCAGCAGCAACCCCGGGGGGTCTGGGCCAAGCTCCGCCCAGCAGCCCCCCGGCCTTGCCGCGCACCAATCAGAGGCCTCATCTTCCTCGCTCCACTGA